Genomic DNA from Caldicellulosiruptor hydrothermalis 108:
TTGATAAGACAAGAAGATAGTTTGCATTCCCCCAAAATTACACACTTTACAGTTGGCAGGATACTTGATTTTGGAATAAAAGACCCAAACAACATGGGAGCTGCAATGGCACCTGCTGCGTTCGACACTATTATGAGGCACTTTTCTGACACAAAGAGAAGTTTTGAATATTATGACATGATAATCACAGGTGATTTAGGGTATGTTGGAAGAAAGCTTCTTGAAGAGCTTTTCAAAAAGGAAGGGATAAAATTTTCTACTGAGCTTTTTGACTGTGGAATTTTGATGTTTGACCCAAAAACTCAAAATACAGGCGCTGGAGCAAGCGGGTGCGCAGCCTCTGCCTGCGTGTTTGGTGGGTATCTTTATAAGCTTTTGCGTGAGCGAACATTTGAAAGGATTTTGATTGTGCCAACTGGTGCTTTAATGTCGGCATCAACAGTTCAGCTTGGTGAAAGCATCCCTGTGATTGCCCATGCACTTGCCATTGAGATGATGTAGGAATTGCCTGCTTTTAAGATTTTTGCAAAAAGGAGTGATGGTAAAAAATGGACTACCTGAAGGCATTTTTAGTTGGCGGGCTTATCTGTGTTGTGGGGCAAATTCTCATTGACAAGACAAAGCTCACATCTGCAAGGATTCTTGTTTTGTTTGTAACGCTCGGGGCAGTACTGCAAGGCCTTGGGATATATCAAAAGCTTGTTGAGTTTGCCGGGGCGGGGGCAACAGTGCCCTTGCCCGGCTTTGGATATTCTTTGGCAAAAGGTGCTATCGAAGAGGTATCGAGAGTTGGCCTTGTTGGAGCGTTCACAGGTGGCGTTTCAAGAACAGCTGGTGGCATCTCTGCTGCAGTGTTTTTCGGGTATGTAATCTCGCTTATTTTTAATCCGAGGAGTAAATAGCAAAATTCAGGATGAGTTTAAACAAATGTGGGTGTCATCCTTTTTACTACCTGCACAGAATGTATCTTCTAAACCTCTCATGTTTGAAAACCTTGAGAAGCTCAACAGTTCCATCGGGCCTCACAACTTCCTTTGCCACTCTTTTTGTTGTTGCATAAATGGGCACAAAGCCATTTTTAAAACACCAGCTCACAAGATAAACTGTTGCTCCAAAGTCACCCTGAATGAGGCAGAAGTTTTCTCTTTCACCTCTGTTTTGAATCAAAAACGCTGTGATATCTTCAAACATTTCTTCTGAAAGCTCTACATCTGGCGGAATGTTGCTCCAAAAATCCTGAAGCTGAGGTGGAAGATTTACAATTTCTTCAATCTTTAAAGCTTCTCTTGCTTCTTTTTCTTGTTCTTGAGAAAGTTGGTGGTTGAAAATTAAAAACAGTTTGTTCAAGTCTGTCACATCCCTTTTTAAGTTTTCTTAACGATTGAAATTCTATGATTTTATAATACAACAATTTGTTAAATTATAAACATCAAAAAACTTGCGATGTAATATTTTTATTAGTTTATCATTCTATATTTTACTGCATATACCTATTATGTAATGTTATTTTATTGCATTTATGCTATTGTACTTTGATAATTGTACATCTTATTGACTTTTGTATTTACCAATTGCTGTCGACCTGTAATCCCCCCAAAAACCCCCGGGGATCGACAGCAAAAGGTAAATTCTGGTATGTGTTGACTTTCAAGAGCTTGTGGAGTATAATAGAAATAACCTACAGTAGCTTGAAAACTTAACCATTTGTTCCTTGTAAGATTTCTCAAGCCATCTACGGGTTTGTAGCCTCCCCTTTGGGGATTGAAATTTCAATATGGTTTTTAAAAAAATTTTATATTTTCGGGTTT
This window encodes:
- the spoVAE gene encoding stage V sporulation protein AE, giving the protein MDYLKAFLVGGLICVVGQILIDKTKLTSARILVLFVTLGAVLQGLGIYQKLVEFAGAGATVPLPGFGYSLAKGAIEEVSRVGLVGAFTGGVSRTAGGISAAVFFGYVISLIFNPRSK
- the csx20 gene encoding CRISPR-associated protein Csx20, with amino-acid sequence MNKLFLIFNHQLSQEQEKEAREALKIEEIVNLPPQLQDFWSNIPPDVELSEEMFEDITAFLIQNRGERENFCLIQGDFGATVYLVSWCFKNGFVPIYATTKRVAKEVVRPDGTVELLKVFKHERFRRYILCR